A window of Bacillus toyonensis BCT-7112 genomic DNA:
GGCTTTTCCCATTTACTTTAACAATTACACCTGTTTTCCATGTTCTCACTTCCAAATATTCGTTAGGAAGTGTTTCTATATACTCTAAAATGTACTGTTGTGTTTTCCACTCTTTAAATCCAATTTCCGGGATTTTGTGTAAATCTCTACGAACTTGGACAAATTTGCTTACTGTCATTTTTGCACCTCTATCTATAAAAAGCGTAAGAGCCTATTTATGCTCTTACGCTTTTTGTTTTTTATTTCTCTGGGTTTAATTGACGAAGCTCTTGTTTGATTTCAGTTTTCGCTTTTGTCTTCTCATCAATTTCTTTAATTACACGTGCTGGAGTTCCCGCAACAACTGTATATGGAGGCACATCTTCTGTTACAACAGCTCCTGCTGCTACAACTGCACCTTTACCTACTGTAACGCCCTCTAAAACAACTACATTTGCACCAATTACAACATCGTCTTCAACGATAACTGGTTTTGCAGAAGGTGGCTCAATAACACCCGCAAGTACAGCACCTGCACCTACATGACAGTTTTTGCCAACCGTTGCACGTCCACCAAGCACTGCGTTCATGTCGATCATAGTACCTTCGCCAATTACAGCACCGATGTTAATTGTTGCATTCATCATGATAACAGCGTTGTCACCAATTTCAACGTGGTCACGAATAATTGCGCCTGGCTCAATACGAGCTTTAATACCTTTTAAATCAAGCATTGGGATTGCAGAATTACGACGATCGTTCTCAACTACATAGTCAACAATGTGCTTGCTATTTTCATCAAGAATTGTCTTAATTTCAGACCATTCTCCGAATACTACACCAGATTTTTTATTTACAAATGCTTGTACTGTTTCAGGGAACGTTACTTCTTTTAAATCCCCTTTTATGTATACCTTTACAGGAGTTTTCTTTTCACTTTTTTGAATAAACGAAATAATTTCGTTAGCGTCCATCATTTTCATTCTTGTTGCCTCCTAAATCCATTTATATTGTTACTCTACCAAACGATAGAGCGAGTAGCAAGACAATAATCTTATTTTTCCCTTTGAATTTCTTCTATAATTTCTAAAAACGCTTGTACTTGCTTCAATTGTCTTGCTGATTCACTCGTTAACAACCATGTTTCTCTCGTTAATTGAACAGGTGTTTTATACATATTTTCCTGCACTTCTTTTAATACTGTAGAAGGCAATAATGCATAACCTATACCATTTAGAACAAGTTGTTTGCACGTCTCAATTTGATCAACTACAATTGTTCGCTTAGGTGGGTTAGAGAATAACCCATACCACCAATTTTGTATTTGACCATAATAAGTCGAATCACTTTTAAATTGAATAAATGGTCTATTTGTTTCTTTTAACATCGAAATATCTTTTATTTCTTTATCGACTAAATATAATTCATCTTCAAATAATTGTTGCTTTTGTCCTTTATATTCCTGTGATCCCCTTAATATAGCTACATGAACATCGCCCTCATAAAATTGCTTTTGCACTTCACTACTCCAGCCAGTAAACAGCGATATCTTCACAGAAGGATACTTTTGTACAAACTTTTTCAACACAGGAGGGAGCCAATATTGACCAATAACCGATGCAACAGCTATTTTTAACGTTCCATATGTTTCCGTTCTAAAAACTGCCAGTTCGCTCTTAATATTCTCTTCTCTTTGTAACATTTCTTTTGCATAATTTGCGACTTTTTCCCCTTCAGGTGTAATTGTCAATCCTTTTTGTGAACGAATAAAAAATTTCATTCCCCATTGTTTCTCCATAGATTGTAATCGTTGACTAAGCGCAGGTTGGGAAACAAATAAACGTTCCGCCGCTTTTCTCATATTTGATTCCTGGGCTAACACAACCATCATTTGAAAATCATCAATTTGCAACTTTCTCCCTCTTTCCTTAGCTTCCATACACCTTATTTCAATAAGCTTTTCATCCTGAATTTAACTGAATACTTTTATACAAAAAATACAATTTTTCAGTTCGAACTTTCCTTATGTTTTATGTCTTTTTAAATATAATACATACACAACTGATATGCACGAAAAAAAGTGACTTCTCCGTTTCTATGAAGTCACTTTCCTCCTATTGTCTATCGATTATGCTGCCGTACTTTTTTATTCAATAATTTTAAAATAGCTCTACGTGTTAAAATCCCCTCGAAATACCCTTCTTCATTTACAGCACAAATAAAAGGATGATCAATTGTCATTTCTAAAGCTTTTGCAAATGAATCTTCTAACTTAAGAACCGGAATATCTTCCTTCATCACTTGTTCTACTTTCATATCATCAAGTCTTTCAAACTCAATGCGCTCTAACCCTAACATACCATCTAAAATCATAGCAGTACTAATCAACCCATGTAATTTATACATTGGGTCTAAAACAGGTATTGCCGAATATCCAGATTTCACAAGAACGAGTAAAGCATGCTCTAATCCATTCCCAATTTGGACATGTGCTACTTTTTCTGATGAAATCATTAAATCTTTCACAAGAATTTGCTGAAACTCGTCTTTTGGAATACTAATCATGTTACATCCCCCATTTTCCCTTTTTCCTGCTTATATTCACCGATTCTATCCTTATTTTATGACAGCGTTTTCATATTATTATTTTGTCCTAACTTTATTTCAATAAAAATACAATTACACAGCTATTTTAGCATACAACACAAAAAAAAGACTACCATTACGGTAGCACTTAATACCCTTTATTTTTTAATCTGTAAAATAGCCTTGTGATTTTTTTATATTGCGTCACATCTGTCTGTTTCAAACCATTCTCAATATCTGTAAGTTCTACAGCTAAAATTTCACTCGCATAATTTTGTTGAAATAAAATATCTAGTAACAAACTTTCTTCTTCTTTCGTTAAAACAAATTCCCTTTGCATATACCCCTCTCCTTATAATCCCATCGTTACTCTCATTATATAAAATTTCCAACTTATTTAGTAGATGTAATATTCAGTTTTTAATAAAAACATGTAACAATTGTAACCTTATAAAAATTATTTCGTATATCGATTTGCATAGCTAAATGCCGCATAAGCATCCGGCTTAATTTTTGCAGTTAATCCCATCGCTTGAATTTTCGCTGTCATATCTAAAATAAATTCTTTTGTTAAACCATCATTCCCTATGTCCAAATGAATTTCCATTATGAACCCAGCCCCATCTTGAGCATATGGATGCAATAAATCCCATATGGTTTGTATATGGTTAGGAGTAAATAGGCAAGCGATTTCTTGACTAAACTGTGTTTCTAAATATATTTTCTCCCGTAATGTTGCCGGCTTATCTTTTACTGACCTATGGTGTAAACATCCCCAAGCCCCTTTTCCAACACGGTGAATATGGATTGCCGTAATAAATCTCGTATCTTTTTGATGTGCTTGTGAGTCTGTCCCAATAGATAATCGATATAAATTTCGTGGATCCTTTTCAATGAAACTACAAATGCGGTTAAAGACCGTATCAAAATTCAAATGTCTCTCTGAAACATTATAGAATTTATGCCCACCGTCCACATAGTCACGTCCTTTCCATTAGACAGACTTTTCGTATTCTCATTGTATGGGACAAAAACAAAAATTATAACTTACTATCCTTTATTCGTCTCAATATTTCGCATTACAAAATGACAAACTTGGCAAGTATAAATTACATTTTGATTCGATTGAGCCGTTAATACATGAATAATCTCTGCAGAATTGTGGCAATTAGGACAGATCACAACTGGTAAACGTTCCACATAACACACCTCCTATTTATTTTTATCACGCTATTTTCGAGCAGTAAAACTCCTGATTGATGTAGTCCAATCATCAGTCGATAATAAGCACTTCCACTGATTAAAGTCTTACTTTATTACCATTGTAGGAAAAACGAAAAATTCCTATACATATATACTGGAAAGTAAAAGAACTAAAAAGGTACTGCCATAGGCAGTACCTTTTTTTATATGTATCAAGAAATGATATCGTAAATCTCAATTGCAACCATATCGATATTATCGAATTGATACACTTGAGGTTTTTCACCTTGTTGATACACTTCTAATTCATACATTTCACTTTTATCGAAAAATTTCACGCTACATTTGCGCTCACCGTTCACTTCAAAATAGCGTTGTGCTACTTCACCGCTTACAGCTTGTTCTTGTAGACTAACAAGTCGTGTTAAAATTCCTTGGAGTAGAGACATGAAATCTCTCCTTTCTCTAATCTTCCTACCAATAGGTTTTACAGCTATACTCATTCTATCCGTCATAACAGAAAAAATGTTCCACAGTCTAGGATAAAGGTTATTGGCCAGAAACTCAACTAAAAATTTGTCGAAATGCAAAGGAAAACACAGAAAGAACATCTTTTTCCTTCTTTATTGCGATTTCCATACTGGAATAATATAATAAAAAACAGAAAAAAGGAGGAATTACAATGAAAAAAATTGAGGTTTACACACAACCTGATTGTCCGCCATGTGTCATTGTGAAAGAATTTTTAAAGCATAATAACGTTTCATATGAAGAATTTGACGTAAAAAAAGACGCTGCTGCTCGCGATCGCCTTTTATACGACTATGATTCCTATTCAACTCCAACAGTTGTAATCGACGGTGAAGTGGTTACAGGTTTTCAAATCGAAAAATTACAACAGCTACTCAATATAGAATAGGAATAGGTAAATACCTATTCCTATTTTTATCTCGTTATTTATGGGCAGTAAAACTCCCGATTGATGAAAGCTAATAATCAGTGGGATATAAAGCCCCCACTGATTAAAGTTGCACTTTATAATTGTTGTAACCTTTTTATTTCAGTTAAAAGTTCTTGGCTTTCATGATACCCTGCTAATTTCCATTTATCTTGATCCCTTTTCAATGTTACAATTTGATATTGTCCACTTTTCGCCCGCTCATATACATATAAATTTTTATGCTCTTCATCATACGCCATTTTCGTTTCCGAATTAAAAGAAAACGGTGCTTCTTTTGCTGGAAGTAAATATTCACCACTTTGTTTATCACTTCTACTATTTTCATCTGTAAATACTTGAAGGAAATTATCTGTAAAATACGGTGATAACGTCTCTATCATCTTATTCATCGGCAAATGCTTCCCGCGAATTGAAAATTGGGTTTCATAGCCTTTTTGTATCGTTGTAAACACGTCTTTCCGATCGACTTTCAATTCCTCTTTTCCTAAAACAGTTGTAACACTATAACCAACTAGAAAGGCAACACATACAAATAGAACAAGCCATATTCCATATTTCCTCATTTTTCCACCTTCCTTTTAAAAGAACTTGTCTTTGTAGTATTCATTGTAACAATGATTATGCAAAGAAAGGGATGGTTTCGTTCGTAAAATCTTTACAACGATAGACAACATTTTCATCACCATTTTCACTATTACCAATTTCTGATAAAAACAAACAAAAAAATGCACGAATCTCTTCGTGCATTAAAATAAAACATCTTCTTCATATAAATATTCATAAGATAAATCTATAAATAAAAAGTTTTCATCATCAATCGGGAAAGAAAATGTTCGTACCATTTCACCAGTTTCAATATCGGCATATAAATCTGAAAGTCTCGCCTTATTTTCAAAACGCATTTTCATAATATTCTCAAGAAAATACGGGCGCCAACTCCAGTTCTTCATATAATACTCCGGCATCACAATCCATTCCCCATCTTTTTTCATAACATTACCTGATTGTTGAAAACCATCTTCATTGCAAATAAATATGCGAAAACTACATTGTGATATACTTTGGCTAAATTGTAATAACCAATCATTTATATCTTCATTCTTTTTTTGTTTTGACAGAACATCACCAATTCGATCACGTAACATCTCTGTTAAATGATAAATTTTTTGCAACTTCTTTTTCTCATGCTGAATAAATTGATGACATTCATTACCAAGTCTCTCTTTTAAAACATTCGTTTCAATAAAATCAGGTAAACATTCTTTTAAATAATTACCTTGATAGTATCTACCACCGTTTTTCCAAGCATATTGTAGTTGATAAAAAGCATCAATTTCTTCATATAACAACGTTGCACCAATTCTTCTTGCAAGTAAAGATAAGGAATATAAAATATCTTGATAAGATTGTATAAGTGCAGTTTGCCTTAAGTTTGTTAAATCTACTTTTAAAATATCAGGTGCTAACACGCTAATACGTTCTAAATTACTTGTACCCGTTCCAACTTTATTAATCGAAATCTGAATACCATATGTACGATAATACATAAGCAAATGATTAAATTGCTCAATATCTTCTTTACATTCATGCTCTGTTATCTCTAAAACAATGTGGTTCAAATTTAAACCTTGTTTTTCATACATCAATAAAAGTTGAAGTAAACTTTCATCTTCGTCATTCATTAATACGTTAGCATTTCGATGTATAAATAA
This region includes:
- the cbpB gene encoding cyclic-di-AMP-binding protein CbpB translates to MISIPKDEFQQILVKDLMISSEKVAHVQIGNGLEHALLVLVKSGYSAIPVLDPMYKLHGLISTAMILDGMLGLERIEFERLDDMKVEQVMKEDIPVLKLEDSFAKALEMTIDHPFICAVNEEGYFEGILTRRAILKLLNKKVRQHNR
- a CDS encoding glutaredoxin family protein, whose amino-acid sequence is MKKIEVYTQPDCPPCVIVKEFLKHNNVSYEEFDVKKDAAARDRLLYDYDSYSTPTVVIDGEVVTGFQIEKLQQLLNIE
- a CDS encoding EAL domain-containing protein; amino-acid sequence: MIDALDVMSNLDKVLPYYQAIFSADEHTVIGYEVVGRIQTEEGIQSLASFFHDDSIPSEFQLEADNIIVEKALNRYLESNQKLLLFIHRNANVLMNDEDESLLQLLLMYEKQGLNLNHIVLEITEHECKEDIEQFNHLLMYYRTYGIQISINKVGTGTSNLERISVLAPDILKVDLTNLRQTALIQSYQDILYSLSLLARRIGATLLYEEIDAFYQLQYAWKNGGRYYQGNYLKECLPDFIETNVLKERLGNECHQFIQHEKKKLQKIYHLTEMLRDRIGDVLSKQKKNEDINDWLLQFSQSISQCSFRIFICNEDGFQQSGNVMKKDGEWIVMPEYYMKNWSWRPYFLENIMKMRFENKARLSDLYADIETGEMVRTFSFPIDDENFLFIDLSYEYLYEEDVLF
- a CDS encoding ribonuclease H-like YkuK family protein — encoded protein: MDGGHKFYNVSERHLNFDTVFNRICSFIEKDPRNLYRLSIGTDSQAHQKDTRFITAIHIHRVGKGAWGCLHHRSVKDKPATLREKIYLETQFSQEIACLFTPNHIQTIWDLLHPYAQDGAGFIMEIHLDIGNDGLTKEFILDMTAKIQAMGLTAKIKPDAYAAFSYANRYTK
- a CDS encoding DUF3993 domain-containing protein translates to MRKYGIWLVLFVCVAFLVGYSVTTVLGKEELKVDRKDVFTTIQKGYETQFSIRGKHLPMNKMIETLSPYFTDNFLQVFTDENSRSDKQSGEYLLPAKEAPFSFNSETKMAYDEEHKNLYVYERAKSGQYQIVTLKRDQDKWKLAGYHESQELLTEIKRLQQL
- the dapD gene encoding 2,3,4,5-tetrahydropyridine-2,6-dicarboxylate N-acetyltransferase; its protein translation is MKMMDANEIISFIQKSEKKTPVKVYIKGDLKEVTFPETVQAFVNKKSGVVFGEWSEIKTILDENSKHIVDYVVENDRRNSAIPMLDLKGIKARIEPGAIIRDHVEIGDNAVIMMNATINIGAVIGEGTMIDMNAVLGGRATVGKNCHVGAGAVLAGVIEPPSAKPVIVEDDVVIGANVVVLEGVTVGKGAVVAAGAVVTEDVPPYTVVAGTPARVIKEIDEKTKAKTEIKQELRQLNPEK
- a CDS encoding YkuJ family protein, with product MSLLQGILTRLVSLQEQAVSGEVAQRYFEVNGERKCSVKFFDKSEMYELEVYQQGEKPQVYQFDNIDMVAIEIYDIIS
- the abbA gene encoding antirepressor AbbA, translated to MQREFVLTKEEESLLLDILFQQNYASEILAVELTDIENGLKQTDVTQYKKITRLFYRLKNKGY
- a CDS encoding LysR family transcriptional regulator, whose translation is MEAKERGRKLQIDDFQMMVVLAQESNMRKAAERLFVSQPALSQRLQSMEKQWGMKFFIRSQKGLTITPEGEKVANYAKEMLQREENIKSELAVFRTETYGTLKIAVASVIGQYWLPPVLKKFVQKYPSVKISLFTGWSSEVQKQFYEGDVHVAILRGSQEYKGQKQQLFEDELYLVDKEIKDISMLKETNRPFIQFKSDSTYYGQIQNWWYGLFSNPPKRTIVVDQIETCKQLVLNGIGYALLPSTVLKEVQENMYKTPVQLTRETWLLTSESARQLKQVQAFLEIIEEIQREK